The nucleotide window CCAGTGCCTGTACGGCCGCCGCCTGATGATGCCCGCCGACGACGGCGTCCCAACCGATCTGGGCCGCGTCGGCGAGGTGACCGAAGTCGACGTGCCGCCGATCGAGAACCTCTGCCTGGCCGGAGTCGTCCCCGTACTCCCGTCGCTGGCCGAGGACGAGGACGAGGAAGGCAAGCTGCTGAACGTCAACGCCGACACAGCCGCCGCGGCCGTCGCCCAGGCGCTTCGTGCCGACAAGCTCGTCTTCCTCACCGACACTCCGGGAATTCTTCGGGACCGCAACGATCCTTCCAGCCTGATCGGTGGTCTGAACCCGGACGAGTGCCGCGAGTTGATCCAGCAGGGCGTCATCGACAAGGGGATGATCCCAAAGGTCGAAGCCTGCCTGCACAGCCTTGAGGCGGGCGTCCGCAAGACGCACATCATTGACGGTCGGCTGAGGCACTCGCTGCTGCTGGAGATCTTCACCGAGAGCGGCGTCGGCACCGAGATCGCGCAGGACGAGCATATCGACCGCGCCAATCCCCAGGGCCGGAGGCCGGTCCTGGTCCGCTGACCCGTTCGCGAGACCGCCGCAGCCTTCCCCGATCGACCCGACTTCGCCCGCACGAGAGCGAGGAGAGGCGGCCCCATCGCCGCCCGACCTCTCCCGGAGTCCAATCCCTTGGCAAATGACACGACCGCCGCCCCGTCTTCGCAGGAGATCATCGCGGAGTTCGACCGTTACGTGGTGCCGAACTACCGCCGATACCCGGTCGCTCTCGTCCGCGGCGAGAATTCCTGGATCTGGGACGCGGAAGGCCATCGCTATCTCGACTTCTTCCCCGGCTGGGGCTGCAACTTGCTGGGGCATTGCCCGCCGCGCGTCGTCGAGGCCGTCCGCGATCAGGTCGGCCGCCTGATCCACGTCCCGAACACCTGGTACATGGAAGCTCAGGGCAAGTTCGCCGAGGCTCTTTCCGAGCGCAGCTTCGGCGGCCAGGCCTTCTTCTGCAACAGCGGCGCAGAGGCCAACGAGGCCGCCATCAAGTTGGCCAGGGCCTGGGGACACCCCCGCGGGAAGTACAAGATCGTCACGATGGAAGGGGGCTTTCACGGCCGGACCTTCGCCGCGCTGACGGCCACCGCCCAGCCGAAATACCACGAAGGCTTCGAGCCCATGGTGCCGGGCTTCGTCTACACGAAGTACGACGACCTCGAGGCCGTGACCGCCGCCATCGACGGCCAGACGGCCGCCGTCATGCTGGAGCCGATCCAGGGCGAAGGGGGCGTCAAGATCCCCTCCCCCGAGTTCCTCCCAGCTCTCCGCAAGCTCTGCGACGATCGCGGCGTGCTGCTG belongs to Paludisphaera rhizosphaerae and includes:
- the argB gene encoding acetylglutamate kinase; this translates as MRSDKEVGGRAVYEDAIQKADVLIAALGYMRKFHGRFTVVKVGGSVMENPESLRALLVDVVFMQTVGMRPVVVHGGGKAITVAMEKAGLTPRWVKGRRYTDDSTLEIVARVLAEEINADIERHINKFGGRASGLHHKTHQCLYGRRLMMPADDGVPTDLGRVGEVTEVDVPPIENLCLAGVVPVLPSLAEDEDEEGKLLNVNADTAAAAVAQALRADKLVFLTDTPGILRDRNDPSSLIGGLNPDECRELIQQGVIDKGMIPKVEACLHSLEAGVRKTHIIDGRLRHSLLLEIFTESGVGTEIAQDEHIDRANPQGRRPVLVR
- a CDS encoding aspartate aminotransferase family protein — encoded protein: MANDTTAAPSSQEIIAEFDRYVVPNYRRYPVALVRGENSWIWDAEGHRYLDFFPGWGCNLLGHCPPRVVEAVRDQVGRLIHVPNTWYMEAQGKFAEALSERSFGGQAFFCNSGAEANEAAIKLARAWGHPRGKYKIVTMEGGFHGRTFAALTATAQPKYHEGFEPMVPGFVYTKYDDLEAVTAAIDGQTAAVMLEPIQGEGGVKIPSPEFLPALRKLCDDRGVLLILDEVQTGMGRTGTWFAYQHFGITPDVLTCAKALAGGIAAGVMLARTEVAAVLKPGMHASTFGGNPIACRAGLATMETIEDEGLLERGTEIGERFRKHFEAFRREMPDKISDIRIQGVMIGLDLTFDATKIVSECLSQRLLINATHGHVVRLLPALTISDEQIDQGCAILADVLREAKP